The proteins below come from a single Arthrobacter sp. zg-Y1171 genomic window:
- a CDS encoding DUF3482 domain-containing protein, translated as MDPDELDKRADAMGAVKGGTKVGIDLAAAGTGAMIGTAIGGPVGTVAGAAIGIGISVVTSVEFDFLGGKSVKDALADLAMTGVDDFMESDLMKSDAGKAARKAADSVAEAAGDCWNKLFGK; from the coding sequence ATGGACCCTGATGAACTGGACAAACGCGCGGACGCGATGGGTGCCGTAAAAGGCGGCACCAAGGTGGGAATCGACCTGGCCGCGGCAGGGACCGGCGCAATGATCGGGACAGCAATAGGCGGACCGGTGGGGACCGTAGCAGGCGCCGCTATCGGCATCGGCATCTCGGTTGTCACCTCGGTCGAATTCGATTTCCTGGGCGGCAAATCAGTTAAGGATGCTCTGGCAGACCTAGCCATGACCGGGGTGGATGATTTCATGGAGTCGGACCTCATGAAATCAGACGCAGGCAAGGCTGCACGCAAGGCAGCGGATAGTGTCGCGGAAGCTGCAGGGGATTGTTGGAATAAGCTTTTCGGCAAATAA
- a CDS encoding MalY/PatB family protein — translation MTKIAAEPLAALRARTSYKWQTYPADVLPLFVAEMDYPLAEPVQQAIIDRVLASDTGYIAGPQPVAQAFTGFAARTWAWAVDPDDVRCTTDVSVAIVECLRQAVPVDGSVVITPPVYPPFYELPLEADSTVVEVPLLFDGEGWELDLAGIERAFARGADALLLCNPHNPLGLVHSAGTLRALADLSVKYGVAVISDEIHAPLTYEPGDFTPYLTVSENAREYGLCVTAASKAWNIAGTKCAVMIGQSDRTRLMLASMPEEVSARTSILGLHATAAAYNDGGPWLAGVMESLAANRRLLAELLAEHLPGAGYRPPSAGYLAWLDFRALGWGDDPAAVALQRARVALEPGPRFGQQGAGFVRLNFACSPEVLTEAVGRLAEAAGQAGQRNTLG, via the coding sequence ATGACGAAGATCGCCGCCGAGCCGCTGGCCGCCCTGCGGGCCCGCACCAGCTACAAATGGCAGACCTATCCGGCGGACGTGCTGCCGCTGTTCGTGGCGGAAATGGACTATCCGCTGGCGGAACCGGTGCAGCAGGCCATCATCGACCGGGTGCTGGCCTCGGACACCGGGTATATCGCCGGGCCTCAGCCGGTGGCGCAGGCCTTCACGGGGTTTGCCGCGCGGACCTGGGCCTGGGCAGTGGACCCGGATGACGTGCGATGCACCACGGACGTGAGCGTGGCCATTGTGGAATGCCTGCGGCAGGCAGTACCCGTGGATGGGAGCGTGGTCATAACACCGCCGGTCTATCCGCCCTTCTACGAGCTGCCGCTGGAAGCGGACTCCACGGTGGTGGAGGTACCGCTCCTGTTCGACGGTGAGGGCTGGGAATTGGACCTGGCCGGCATTGAGCGGGCCTTTGCCCGCGGTGCTGACGCCTTGCTGCTGTGCAACCCGCATAATCCGCTGGGCCTGGTCCACTCTGCCGGCACCCTGCGGGCGCTCGCGGACCTGTCCGTGAAATACGGCGTGGCCGTGATCAGCGACGAGATCCACGCACCGCTGACGTACGAACCGGGGGACTTCACTCCCTACCTCACCGTCTCGGAGAACGCGCGGGAATACGGCCTCTGCGTGACCGCCGCCAGCAAGGCGTGGAATATCGCCGGTACCAAGTGCGCGGTGATGATCGGCCAAAGCGACCGGACCCGGCTGATGCTGGCGTCCATGCCCGAGGAAGTCTCCGCGCGCACCAGCATCCTCGGCCTGCATGCCACGGCGGCGGCCTATAACGACGGCGGTCCCTGGCTCGCCGGGGTGATGGAGTCTTTGGCTGCCAACCGGCGCCTGCTGGCTGAGCTCCTGGCGGAGCATCTGCCGGGCGCGGGGTACCGTCCACCCTCGGCCGGCTACCTCGCCTGGCTGGATTTCCGGGCCCTTGGCTGGGGCGACGATCCCGCGGCGGTGGCCCTGCAACGGGCGCGGGTGGCGCTGGAACCGGGGCCGCGGTTCGGCCAGCAGGGCGCCGGATTTGTCCGGTTGAACTTCGCCTGCTCCCCGGAGGTGCTGACCGAGGCCGTAGGGCGGCTCGCGGAAGCGGCTGGTCAGGCAGGACAGCGGAATACCTTAGGCTGA
- a CDS encoding THUMP-like domain-containing protein: protein MPDTSLAHVLTPEGWQLLNSLPPYLESESLKLNTDLRKAGHSPELVAAVLTQAKLRMKARGKFGPFAEHMVFTAPGLEQATRLNVAALHARRYQEAGLEKVADLGCGIGADSLALATLDRQVTAVELDEITAAAATINLMPWPEATVVQGRAEDFDLTGFDGVWLDPARRTTSTSGTTRIFDPEAFSPPLSFVESLADAGLPVGVKMGPGIPHEALPANCEAQWVSVDGDVTEATLWFNALRREGVRRAALVIGSGGAAELTSPVDYDAGAQDVAMGPAEGYLYEPDGAVIRAGLVADVAATLDGHLLDPHIAYICAPELRDTPFARAYRIQDVRPYNIRALKAWVRENRIGVLDIKKRGMSVTPEEVRKALLTGSGKGPNKATLVLTRIGEDRVALVVEPVPAA, encoded by the coding sequence ATGCCCGATACTTCCCTTGCCCATGTTCTGACCCCCGAGGGATGGCAGCTGCTGAACTCGCTTCCCCCCTATCTCGAATCCGAGTCCCTGAAGCTGAACACGGACCTGCGCAAGGCCGGGCATTCCCCCGAGCTGGTGGCCGCTGTGCTGACGCAGGCAAAACTGCGGATGAAGGCCCGCGGTAAGTTCGGCCCGTTCGCCGAGCACATGGTCTTCACCGCCCCCGGCCTGGAGCAGGCCACCCGGCTGAACGTGGCCGCCCTGCATGCCCGCCGCTACCAGGAGGCGGGGTTGGAGAAGGTGGCGGACCTCGGCTGCGGAATCGGCGCCGATTCCCTCGCCCTGGCCACCCTGGACCGGCAGGTGACCGCCGTCGAACTGGATGAGATCACCGCTGCGGCAGCCACCATCAACCTCATGCCCTGGCCGGAAGCAACGGTGGTCCAGGGCCGTGCCGAGGACTTCGACCTGACCGGGTTCGACGGCGTGTGGCTGGATCCGGCACGCCGGACCACGTCGACGTCGGGCACCACCCGCATCTTCGACCCGGAGGCCTTCTCCCCTCCCCTGTCCTTCGTGGAGTCCCTGGCGGATGCCGGCCTGCCCGTCGGCGTGAAGATGGGCCCGGGCATCCCGCACGAGGCCCTGCCGGCCAACTGCGAGGCACAGTGGGTGTCCGTGGACGGAGATGTCACCGAGGCCACCCTGTGGTTCAACGCGCTGCGCCGCGAGGGAGTCCGGCGTGCCGCCCTGGTGATCGGTTCCGGCGGCGCTGCGGAGCTGACCTCCCCGGTGGACTACGACGCCGGTGCCCAGGACGTGGCCATGGGGCCTGCCGAGGGCTACCTGTATGAACCCGACGGCGCCGTAATCCGTGCCGGGCTGGTGGCCGACGTCGCTGCCACCCTGGACGGACATCTCCTGGATCCGCACATTGCCTACATCTGCGCGCCGGAACTGCGCGATACTCCCTTCGCCCGCGCCTACCGGATCCAAGACGTCCGCCCGTACAACATCAGGGCGCTGAAGGCCTGGGTCCGGGAAAACCGCATCGGTGTCCTGGACATCAAGAAGCGCGGCATGTCCGTGACGCCGGAAGAGGTCCGCAAGGCCCTGCTCACGGGCTCCGGCAAAGGTCCGAACAAAGCCACGCTGGTCCTCACCCGGATCGGCGAGGACCGCGTGGCCCTGGTGGTGGAACCGGTTCCGGCTGCCTAG
- a CDS encoding shikimate 5-dehydrogenase, whose product MPILNKDMTLCISLAARPSNIGTRFHNYLYDQLGLNYVYKAFAPADLAQAIAGVRGLPIRGCAVSMPYKEDVIALVDRMDPSAKAIDSVNTIVNDDGVLTAYNTDYLAIARLLRDHRVPATHSVLLRGSGGMAKAVAAALRDAGFSDVTVVARNEAAGRALADLYDFAWRSEPGTSTADLLINVTPLGMSGQDEDVQSFDDDAVAAARVVFDVVALPAETPLIAAARAAGKPVITGAEVIAIQAEEQFVLYTGVRPTPEQVREASEFSRS is encoded by the coding sequence ATGCCGATCCTGAACAAAGACATGACCCTGTGCATTTCCCTGGCCGCACGTCCCAGCAACATCGGTACGCGGTTCCACAACTACCTTTATGACCAGCTGGGCCTGAACTACGTGTACAAGGCGTTCGCCCCCGCTGACCTGGCACAGGCCATTGCCGGGGTGCGCGGGCTGCCCATCCGCGGCTGCGCCGTGTCCATGCCGTACAAGGAGGACGTGATTGCGCTCGTGGACCGGATGGACCCCTCCGCGAAGGCCATCGATTCCGTGAACACGATAGTCAACGACGACGGCGTGCTCACCGCCTACAACACCGACTACCTGGCCATCGCCAGGCTGCTGCGGGACCACCGCGTTCCGGCCACGCACTCGGTGCTGCTGCGCGGATCCGGCGGCATGGCCAAGGCAGTGGCCGCAGCGCTGCGGGACGCGGGGTTCTCCGACGTCACAGTGGTTGCCCGCAACGAAGCCGCCGGCCGTGCGCTGGCCGATCTTTACGACTTCGCCTGGCGGTCGGAGCCCGGCACGTCCACGGCGGACCTGCTCATCAACGTCACCCCGCTGGGCATGTCCGGGCAGGACGAGGACGTTCAGTCCTTCGACGATGACGCCGTGGCTGCCGCCCGGGTGGTGTTCGACGTCGTGGCGCTGCCCGCGGAAACCCCGCTGATCGCTGCCGCCCGAGCGGCCGGGAAACCGGTGATCACCGGGGCGGAGGTCATTGCCATCCAGGCGGAGGAGCAGTTCGTGCTGTACACCGGCGTCCGGCCGACACCGGAGCAGGTCCGTGAAGCCAGCGAGTTCTCCCGTTCCTGA
- a CDS encoding glutamate--cysteine ligase: protein MEIEFAKSAQSTLGVEWELALVDGTTGDLVSVADEVLRGVNVNDPALHVDDEHPHIKQELLENTVELVTGICSTVAEAKADLARSLAAVRQVTDPMGVELFCAGSHPFSTPRSQPVTDKERYAKLIDRTQWWGQQMLIYGVHVHVGLDSRDKVLPVLDGLVNYFPHFQALSASSPFWSGDDTGYASQRALMFQQLPTAGLPFQFGSWTEYESYVQDMFTTGVIDSISEIRWDIRPVPGLGTIEMRVCDGLADIQDVGAIAALTQCLVHEFSSIIDAGGTIPTMPPWHVQENKWRAARYGLEAIVILDAEGNEKLVTDHLLEDVLPRLAPIAAELGCSAELADVRTIIERGAGYQQQRRVAEENDGDLRAVVFDGIRRLRGA, encoded by the coding sequence TTGGAAATCGAGTTCGCCAAGTCGGCCCAGTCAACATTGGGAGTCGAGTGGGAACTGGCCCTTGTGGACGGCACCACCGGAGATCTGGTCTCCGTGGCGGATGAGGTGCTGCGCGGCGTGAACGTCAACGACCCCGCACTGCATGTTGATGACGAGCACCCGCACATCAAGCAGGAACTGCTGGAAAACACCGTTGAACTGGTGACCGGAATCTGCAGCACCGTCGCCGAGGCCAAGGCCGATCTTGCCCGTTCCCTCGCAGCGGTCCGGCAGGTAACCGATCCCATGGGCGTTGAACTGTTCTGCGCAGGGTCCCACCCGTTCAGCACACCGCGTTCACAGCCGGTCACGGACAAGGAACGCTACGCCAAACTCATTGACCGGACCCAGTGGTGGGGCCAGCAGATGCTCATTTACGGGGTCCACGTCCATGTGGGACTGGACAGCCGGGACAAGGTGCTGCCCGTCCTGGACGGACTGGTGAACTACTTCCCGCATTTCCAGGCCCTGTCCGCGTCCTCCCCGTTCTGGTCCGGGGACGATACCGGCTACGCCTCCCAGCGCGCCCTGATGTTCCAGCAGCTGCCCACCGCCGGCCTGCCGTTCCAGTTCGGTTCCTGGACCGAGTATGAATCCTATGTACAGGACATGTTCACCACCGGCGTCATCGATTCGATCAGTGAAATCCGGTGGGACATCCGGCCCGTTCCGGGTCTGGGCACCATTGAAATGCGGGTCTGCGACGGCTTGGCGGATATCCAGGACGTGGGTGCCATCGCCGCACTCACCCAGTGCCTGGTGCACGAGTTCTCCTCGATCATCGACGCCGGCGGCACCATCCCCACCATGCCGCCCTGGCACGTCCAGGAAAACAAGTGGCGTGCGGCCCGCTACGGCCTGGAAGCCATCGTGATCCTCGATGCCGAGGGCAACGAAAAGCTGGTCACCGACCACCTGCTCGAGGATGTCCTGCCCCGGCTGGCACCGATCGCTGCCGAACTGGGCTGCAGCGCCGAGCTGGCCGACGTCCGGACCATCATTGAGCGCGGCGCCGGGTACCAGCAGCAGCGCCGGGTGGCGGAGGAGAACGACGGCGACCTGCGCGCCGTCGTCTTCGACGGAATCCGCCGGCTGCGCGGAGCCTAA
- the tsaD gene encoding tRNA (adenosine(37)-N6)-threonylcarbamoyltransferase complex transferase subunit TsaD, with protein MNRTDPLVLGIESSCDETGIGIVRGTDLLTNTVSSSMEEHVRFGGVIPEIASRAHLDAMVPALQAALAEAGVTLADLDAIAVTSGPGLSGALMVGVSAAKALALATGKPLYAINHLVAHVGVGVLDGGALPENLGALLVSGGHTEILRVADLTSDVELLGSTIDDAAGEAYDKVARILGLGYPGGPAIDRLAREGNPKAIRFPRGLTQPKYMGTAEVPGPHRYDWSFSGLKTAVARCVEQYEAAGQDLPVADIAASFQEAVVDVITAKAVLACTEHGITNLLLGGGVAANSRLRALTEERCAAAGIKLRVPPISLCTDNGAMVAALGAQVVMAGGEPSGIGFGTDPSLPVTSVHVAAARA; from the coding sequence ATGAACCGCACCGACCCTTTGGTGCTTGGCATCGAATCCTCCTGCGACGAAACCGGAATCGGAATCGTTCGGGGGACCGACCTGCTGACCAACACGGTTTCCTCCTCGATGGAGGAACACGTGCGGTTCGGCGGCGTCATTCCCGAGATCGCCTCCCGGGCGCACCTGGACGCAATGGTCCCGGCGCTGCAGGCGGCCCTGGCCGAAGCGGGCGTGACGCTCGCCGACCTCGACGCCATTGCCGTCACCTCCGGCCCGGGCCTCTCGGGGGCATTGATGGTGGGGGTCAGCGCCGCGAAGGCACTGGCCCTGGCCACGGGCAAGCCGCTCTACGCCATCAACCACCTGGTGGCGCACGTGGGCGTGGGCGTGCTCGACGGCGGCGCCCTGCCGGAAAACCTCGGGGCGCTGCTGGTCTCCGGCGGGCATACCGAGATCCTGCGCGTAGCCGACCTCACGAGCGACGTGGAGCTGCTCGGCTCCACCATCGACGACGCCGCGGGTGAGGCCTACGACAAGGTGGCACGCATCCTCGGGCTGGGCTACCCCGGCGGACCGGCCATCGACCGGCTGGCGAGGGAAGGCAACCCGAAAGCCATCCGCTTCCCGCGCGGCCTGACCCAGCCCAAGTACATGGGCACCGCCGAAGTGCCGGGACCGCACCGCTACGACTGGTCCTTCTCCGGACTCAAGACGGCCGTGGCCCGCTGCGTGGAGCAGTATGAGGCAGCCGGCCAGGACCTTCCGGTGGCGGACATCGCTGCGTCCTTCCAGGAAGCCGTGGTGGACGTGATTACGGCCAAGGCGGTGCTGGCCTGCACGGAGCACGGTATTACCAACCTGCTCCTGGGCGGGGGAGTGGCAGCCAACTCGCGGCTGCGCGCCTTGACCGAGGAGCGCTGCGCCGCGGCGGGCATCAAACTGCGGGTCCCGCCGATCTCCCTGTGCACCGACAACGGCGCCATGGTGGCCGCGCTGGGCGCGCAGGTGGTTATGGCAGGCGGCGAACCCTCGGGGATCGGCTTCGGCACGGACCCGTCACTGCCGGTCACCAGCGTCCACGTGGCAGCGGCCCGGGCCTAG